In one window of Leptospira fainei serovar Hurstbridge str. BUT 6 DNA:
- a CDS encoding HigA family addiction module antitoxin encodes MNKELMNIHPGEILIEDFLKPMEITAYKLAQATHIDQKRISEIIHGRRSITADTALRFSRFFGNSPEFWLSIQAHYDLEIKQYELKNELKTIKKFQELQAS; translated from the coding sequence ATGAATAAAGAATTAATGAATATTCACCCAGGTGAAATCTTAATAGAAGATTTTCTAAAGCCGATGGAAATTACGGCTTATAAATTAGCTCAGGCTACTCATATTGATCAAAAACGTATAAGTGAAATAATTCATGGTCGTCGTTCTATTACTGCTGATACTGCGCTAAGATTTTCTCGTTTTTTTGGAAATTCGCCCGAGTTCTGGCTATCAATACAAGCTCATTATGATTTAGAAATTAAACAGTATGAGCTTAAAAATGAATTAAAAACGATCAAAAAGTTTCAAGAACTTCAAGCCAGCTAA
- a CDS encoding type II toxin-antitoxin system RelE/ParE family toxin produces MILSFSDKECETIWLGKFSKKFPKDIQRTARRKLIHLDSAKTLEDLKIPPGNRLHALSGDRRGQYSISINMQYRICFIWENGNVANVEIVDYH; encoded by the coding sequence GTGATTCTTTCTTTTTCGGATAAAGAATGTGAAACTATATGGCTAGGTAAGTTTTCAAAGAAATTTCCGAAGGACATACAAAGAACAGCGAGACGGAAACTTATACATTTAGATAGCGCGAAAACTTTAGAGGATTTGAAAATTCCTCCTGGAAACAGATTGCATGCATTATCTGGAGATAGGCGAGGACAATATAGCATTTCTATAAATATGCAGTATCGGATCTGCTTTATTTGGGAAAATGGTAATGTAGCAAATGTCGAGATAGTCGATTATCATTAG